The Stygiolobus azoricus genome window below encodes:
- a CDS encoding glycosyltransferase family 4 protein has product MKITVVTSGLRSNYTGGSVHVRNVVKRLVNYFKVEFIPSINFFINNDRVNEEIENIRKLGIEIPDFVISLSEFRNLKPSFLPYSSSVYNKYVEKVEKVDSDFIYDPDYTTPESIFISNKVGIPLGLTLHVPLYSFSQSVFYTYYTLRPFFLQSLDYFLKRSIGLYLLTRIKAYYLRKSRHLSFVAAVSKGTLDSVNIKNSKKYVLYPGNGVDKELLQYRTNKKEDYVVFWTTLIPPKGILNFLYIINLLKKRGISIKAKVAGKFLYDKFKKLFFNYIKDNGLDVEYLGFLDRRELYATVSRAKLLIYPSLADGFSITILESLALGTPVIAYSIPTVYSVFKDVPAVKFVKEGDIRKFADEVESELKTGKLQEAIHDKRVDAFIEFHNWDNVAENIAKIIKDSLNTS; this is encoded by the coding sequence GTGAAGATAACAGTAGTAACCTCAGGATTAAGGTCAAACTACACTGGAGGGAGTGTTCATGTTAGAAATGTAGTTAAAAGACTTGTAAATTACTTTAAGGTAGAATTTATTCCCTCCATAAATTTTTTCATAAATAATGATAGGGTAAATGAGGAGATCGAAAATATAAGAAAACTTGGCATAGAAATTCCAGATTTTGTTATCTCTTTGTCGGAATTTCGTAACTTGAAACCTTCCTTCTTACCTTATTCTTCCTCCGTGTATAATAAGTATGTGGAAAAAGTGGAGAAAGTAGATTCTGATTTTATTTATGATCCAGATTATACTACTCCCGAGAGCATTTTCATTTCAAACAAGGTAGGAATACCTCTAGGTTTAACGCTTCATGTACCATTATATTCTTTTTCTCAATCTGTGTTTTACACGTATTATACTCTACGTCCGTTCTTTTTACAATCCTTAGATTATTTTCTAAAGAGATCGATAGGACTTTATTTGCTAACGAGAATTAAAGCTTATTACCTGCGCAAATCGAGGCACTTAAGCTTCGTAGCTGCAGTAAGTAAAGGTACGCTAGATTCTGTGAATATAAAAAATTCAAAGAAGTACGTTTTATACCCTGGAAATGGAGTAGATAAAGAATTACTGCAATATAGAACTAATAAGAAGGAGGATTATGTTGTCTTCTGGACTACTTTAATCCCACCTAAGGGTATTCTAAACTTTCTTTACATAATCAATTTACTTAAGAAGAGAGGTATATCAATAAAAGCAAAGGTTGCAGGGAAATTTCTTTATGATAAATTCAAGAAGCTCTTCTTCAACTACATAAAAGATAATGGGTTAGACGTGGAGTATTTGGGCTTTTTAGATAGGAGAGAGCTTTACGCTACAGTGTCTAGAGCAAAACTTCTTATATACCCGTCGTTAGCTGACGGGTTTTCCATTACAATTTTAGAATCGTTAGCATTAGGAACTCCAGTAATAGCTTATTCTATACCTACCGTGTATTCTGTATTCAAGGACGTACCTGCTGTGAAATTCGTGAAAGAAGGAGATATAAGAAAATTCGCTGATGAGGTAGAGAGTGAGCTTAAAACTGGTAAGTTACAAGAGGCAATACATGATAAAAGAGTTGACGCGTTTATAGAGTTTCATAATTGGGATAACGTTGCAGAAAATATTGCAAAAATTATAAAAGATTCATTAAATACATCTTAA
- a CDS encoding FkbM family methyltransferase: protein MDVKDKTVVDIGANIGDTAIYFALKGARRVIAFEPFPKIFHIAQRNVKVNGLDDKIVLINAGCGYDGEVRVREDIESNASTQLVDFGEGIKVPVFSLNTIVSKFNIEKGSVLKVDCEGCEYDLFRNANKETLNRFEKIQIEYHYGYKELVDILKENGFKAKITIPRSLQGIIFGYIYAWRQ, encoded by the coding sequence TTGGATGTAAAGGATAAGACTGTTGTTGATATTGGTGCTAACATTGGAGATACTGCAATTTATTTCGCTTTAAAAGGTGCAAGGCGAGTTATAGCCTTTGAACCTTTCCCAAAAATCTTTCACATAGCACAAAGAAATGTTAAGGTTAATGGATTGGATGATAAAATAGTTTTAATTAATGCTGGTTGTGGTTATGATGGAGAAGTCCGAGTGAGAGAAGATATAGAAAGTAATGCGAGTACCCAACTAGTAGACTTTGGGGAGGGTATTAAGGTACCAGTATTTAGTTTAAACACTATAGTTTCAAAATTTAATATTGAAAAAGGTTCTGTACTTAAGGTGGACTGTGAAGGGTGTGAATATGATTTATTTAGAAACGCGAATAAGGAAACGTTAAATCGGTTTGAGAAAATCCAAATAGAGTACCATTATGGGTATAAGGAGTTAGTAGATATTTTAAAGGAAAATGGATTCAAAGCTAAGATTACAATTCCAAGATCCTTACAGGGAATAATTTTTGGTTATATTTACGCGTGGAGGCAATGA
- a CDS encoding glycosyltransferase family 4 protein, which produces MKVLLVTFGDINDPTNGYLIRVSTIYKCLSKEHDVTVIQFVNSKISSDNSNKKIINVEIGKNYLSYAVKIISKSISSIKLIKSHDKVVVEGSIFLPFIITAKLLRKIVIYDTHGSIVEVSKGLKGIKNFIFRRVIGGVLDSISTKLSDVVITVSEDDAQIFRKYTRNKQKVVVVRHAVDVENIPFYEVPHERVRKVIFVGNLHSVQNYEAVKIILKVAERVKDIEFIIVGDGRELFKDYPPNVKFLGKVPSLHEYYREADVCFIPLTTGTGVKTKVLECMAYGRPVITTMKGIEGLNNVEKLDGIYLISHAEDIDEYVRLMNSLVLNKQYYNLRKYIVEKHSINSVCKSLLLLV; this is translated from the coding sequence ATGAAAGTACTCCTAGTAACGTTCGGCGATATCAATGACCCTACAAACGGGTATTTAATAAGAGTTTCGACAATTTATAAGTGCTTATCTAAAGAACATGATGTTACTGTAATACAATTCGTCAATTCTAAAATTAGCAGTGACAACAGTAATAAGAAGATTATAAACGTTGAGATCGGCAAAAATTATCTCTCTTACGCGGTAAAAATAATATCTAAATCAATTTCCTCAATTAAGCTGATTAAATCTCACGATAAAGTAGTTGTTGAGGGCTCTATTTTCCTTCCTTTTATAATAACAGCAAAGCTGTTGAGGAAGATCGTAATTTACGATACACACGGCTCTATAGTAGAAGTTTCCAAGGGATTAAAGGGTATAAAGAATTTCATCTTCCGCAGAGTGATAGGAGGAGTTTTGGACTCAATTTCCACCAAGCTTTCAGACGTTGTAATAACTGTCTCTGAAGACGACGCCCAGATTTTTAGGAAATACACAAGGAATAAGCAAAAGGTAGTAGTAGTGAGGCACGCAGTTGATGTAGAGAATATCCCCTTTTATGAAGTACCTCACGAGAGGGTTAGAAAAGTCATTTTTGTAGGTAATTTACACTCCGTCCAAAATTATGAGGCTGTTAAAATTATTTTGAAAGTCGCTGAGAGAGTGAAGGATATAGAGTTCATAATAGTGGGAGATGGAAGGGAACTGTTTAAAGATTATCCCCCTAACGTGAAGTTCTTAGGAAAAGTGCCCTCGTTACATGAGTATTATAGAGAAGCTGATGTGTGTTTTATCCCCTTGACTACGGGAACTGGGGTAAAAACTAAGGTTTTGGAGTGCATGGCTTATGGCAGACCAGTAATAACTACTATGAAAGGGATAGAAGGTCTTAATAATGTAGAGAAACTTGACGGAATATATTTGATAAGTCATGCTGAAGACATAGATGAGTATGTTCGTTTGATGAATAGTTTAGTACTGAATAAACAATATTATAATTTAAGGAAGTACATAGTGGAAAAACATTCTATTAACTCTGTTTGTAAGAGTCTTTTACTCTTAGTTTAA
- a CDS encoding FkbM family methyltransferase — MRTIKGADILHITEIYEDKIYGNAFKGVIIDVGASNADSSIFFAINGAEKVIALEPFPESYELGEYNIKINNLDHKIILLPYALSDYDGYTDFVISSENPNANTFNPSPYVEKLGIKFEQKIKVPTITLPSIIQKYNINKIFLLKMDCEGCEYNVLRNLPEDILNRIDNIILEYHNQIQDLPDILKRVGFTVEYDNKSTGLMKAYKNNNGLI; from the coding sequence ATCAGAACTATAAAGGGAGCCGATATTTTACACATAACTGAAATATATGAGGATAAGATTTATGGCAATGCTTTCAAAGGAGTTATAATTGATGTAGGAGCTTCTAATGCAGACTCTTCTATTTTCTTTGCTATTAATGGGGCTGAAAAAGTTATTGCACTAGAACCCTTCCCTGAATCTTATGAACTCGGAGAATATAATATCAAGATTAATAACCTTGACCATAAGATAATATTGCTACCCTATGCATTATCTGACTACGATGGATATACTGACTTTGTAATATCCTCAGAAAATCCCAATGCGAATACTTTTAACCCTTCCCCTTACGTTGAAAAACTAGGAATTAAATTTGAGCAGAAAATTAAAGTTCCCACAATAACTTTGCCATCTATAATCCAAAAGTACAATATTAACAAGATATTCTTACTTAAGATGGACTGTGAAGGATGTGAATATAACGTATTAAGGAATCTCCCAGAAGATATATTAAATCGTATAGATAATATAATCTTAGAGTATCACAATCAAATTCAAGACCTCCCGGATATTTTAAAAAGAGTCGGGTTTACCGTAGAATATGATAATAAATCTACAGGTCTTATGAAAGCATATAAGAATAATAATGGGCTAATTTAA
- a CDS encoding glycosyltransferase family 4 protein, translating to MRILISPPMRFGKEFLGAMRRTLEVYSRIGEEVYLCVDERTLPQVDPEISPLLSKFYLVRSSSTDRKTYLKGFFNCLKYARKADVLISYSGYSLSVYYTWLLSLFSRKPFIVVVHHVTEEIRESRFLRSVIAKSKGIICLDNPEVYEELKKLFPDKIILTSTNGVNIEEYHTSDEKICDGIFVGNYGERKGSKYLFQIWNKVNERINAKLCIIGKGWSEIPKNSVYYGFVSEKEKIELLAKSKVFVFPSLYEGFALAVAEALASYLPVVTWDLKWSERYSVAIKVKFPDVDSFAEEVIKLLKDENLRKSIGEKSREFAKSLSWEKAAEMEKKAIYKIIRRL from the coding sequence ATGAGGATTTTAATATCTCCTCCTATGAGGTTCGGTAAGGAATTCCTCGGTGCAATGAGGAGGACGCTCGAAGTTTACAGTAGAATAGGGGAAGAAGTTTATTTATGTGTAGACGAAAGAACCTTGCCACAAGTAGATCCAGAAATATCTCCTTTACTCTCAAAATTTTACTTAGTTAGATCATCAAGTACTGATAGAAAAACCTACTTGAAAGGGTTCTTCAATTGCCTTAAATACGCTAGGAAAGCAGACGTTTTAATAAGCTATAGTGGATATTCATTAAGCGTTTATTATACTTGGTTATTATCCCTATTTTCACGGAAGCCTTTTATTGTAGTAGTTCATCACGTTACTGAAGAGATAAGAGAAAGTCGATTTTTGCGTAGTGTTATTGCAAAAAGTAAAGGGATTATTTGCCTGGATAATCCAGAGGTATATGAGGAACTTAAAAAGCTCTTTCCCGACAAGATCATATTAACTTCTACTAACGGAGTTAACATTGAGGAATATCACACGTCAGATGAGAAAATATGTGACGGAATTTTTGTAGGAAATTATGGCGAGAGGAAGGGCTCAAAGTATTTATTTCAAATATGGAATAAAGTTAACGAGAGAATTAACGCTAAGCTTTGCATTATAGGGAAAGGATGGAGTGAAATTCCTAAAAATTCCGTTTATTACGGTTTTGTGAGCGAGAAGGAGAAAATTGAATTACTTGCAAAGTCTAAAGTCTTTGTCTTTCCTTCTCTATATGAAGGTTTTGCTTTAGCAGTTGCTGAGGCTTTAGCATCCTATTTACCCGTAGTTACTTGGGATTTAAAATGGAGTGAAAGATACTCTGTTGCAATAAAAGTAAAATTTCCTGACGTTGATTCTTTTGCTGAAGAAGTTATTAAATTATTAAAAGATGAGAATCTAAGGAAGTCTATAGGAGAGAAAAGTAGGGAATTTGCTAAAAGTTTAAGCTGGGAAAAAGCAGCCGAAATGGAAAAGAAAGCAATCTACAAAATAATAAGAAGGTTATGA
- a CDS encoding glycosyltransferase, with protein sequence MKVLLIAGKDDFNEDVSKVTGIGRYVREVYRGLKKQIDVEPYPLFDYSSIFSSVNSVIKGIFHDYSGYDIIHLLSPKPFFPLRKGKAKWLTTVHDLFFLKYRESKPSPYMQKVYLKSILNSDALIVVSSLVKDDVEKLGYKKKIFVVNPGIGDEFFTKPLARYEKRDVIKLGYIGKLDSERKDVIRGIKVFRKIKEKNVIFELWGSYNPNSEIFKKIKEESEKDPRIKIMGPAPDEKLVEIYDSFDAFFFPTKEEGFGLPIVEAQARGVPVILFKDARIPDEVCENCIKIDEELPPLDYIKSFKEKYYDKLRNSMRKFSWENSIRKIINVYTNLI encoded by the coding sequence GTGAAAGTACTATTAATAGCAGGAAAGGACGACTTTAATGAAGACGTAAGTAAAGTTACTGGAATAGGAAGATACGTTAGAGAAGTTTATAGAGGACTAAAAAAGCAAATAGACGTGGAGCCTTACCCTCTTTTTGATTATTCTTCAATCTTCTCTTCAGTAAATAGCGTGATAAAAGGAATTTTTCACGACTACTCTGGTTACGATATAATTCATTTACTTTCCCCCAAACCTTTCTTCCCTCTGAGAAAAGGTAAGGCTAAATGGTTAACTACAGTACATGACCTCTTCTTTCTTAAGTATAGGGAATCAAAACCATCACCTTATATGCAGAAGGTTTACTTGAAGAGTATATTAAACTCTGACGCATTAATTGTAGTTTCTAGTTTAGTTAAAGACGACGTAGAAAAATTAGGTTATAAAAAGAAGATTTTCGTAGTGAATCCTGGAATAGGAGATGAGTTCTTTACTAAGCCTTTGGCAAGATATGAAAAGCGTGACGTAATAAAGTTAGGTTATATTGGAAAGTTAGATAGTGAGAGAAAGGATGTAATTAGAGGGATAAAAGTCTTTAGAAAAATAAAGGAAAAGAACGTAATATTCGAGCTTTGGGGAAGTTATAATCCTAATAGTGAGATTTTTAAGAAAATAAAAGAGGAAAGCGAGAAAGACCCTAGAATCAAGATCATGGGACCTGCACCAGATGAGAAATTAGTTGAAATTTACGATTCCTTTGATGCATTCTTCTTCCCTACAAAAGAGGAAGGCTTTGGGTTACCTATAGTTGAGGCACAAGCAAGAGGTGTTCCAGTAATACTGTTCAAAGATGCAAGAATCCCAGATGAAGTTTGTGAAAATTGTATAAAAATTGATGAAGAACTTCCTCCACTAGATTATATAAAATCTTTTAAGGAAAAATATTATGATAAGCTAAGAAATAGCATGAGGAAGTTCTCTTGGGAAAACTCTATCAGGAAAATAATAAATGTTTATACTAATTTGATATAA
- a CDS encoding glycosyltransferase produces MLCKAKVIFHAKVEEPFGIAIVEGMSAGAVPVVHKSGGSWTDIIEEGKYGYGYLTEEEAVEFLYQALNNESLRKEVKERAKLFSSNNFEEKFLKITNL; encoded by the coding sequence ATATTATGTAAAGCAAAGGTTATTTTTCATGCTAAGGTTGAAGAACCCTTTGGAATTGCAATAGTCGAAGGAATGAGTGCCGGTGCAGTTCCTGTGGTTCATAAGAGTGGAGGTAGCTGGACTGATATAATAGAAGAAGGCAAATATGGGTATGGATACCTTACAGAGGAAGAAGCAGTAGAATTTTTGTATCAAGCTCTAAATAACGAGAGCTTAAGGAAAGAAGTAAAAGAAAGAGCTAAATTATTTAGTAGTAACAATTTTGAGGAAAAATTTCTTAAAATAACAAATCTCTGA
- a CDS encoding oligosaccharide flippase family protein, which translates to MNPIKNALKTLSVTTTNLIVALIFFIITAKITNPAFFGKVAIIQLLEVVTSAFFCIVPTQIITREISYLYARKEIDKKIVEKFLSFPFLVLPVFLILLLFPNYVKLAIPYLFLYLLNTVMIAIMVGMDMFTESAITGNLFLIIRWGVSIIAVLSRNIYLFLEIWILGGIISVSMNYAFLSRKVGTLLPSFDFAFLLKHFKEGLPLYLSSITSFLSSQGDRITTAYLLGSYYLGLYQFSALVAGVPSMVLGALGGVLLPTASFYKALGSDEKKMSSISFRVLSLISFLSVIISIPIAILVVDRFFPDYEAGIRVLILLLLATTLSFPVISLTNFIIAAKKSLRPFLVLSLLNASLVLLTSYLLIPRIGIIGGAISQVIVSIISSSFILVYALRASTFLLGRKESILLAMMPLIGVYEVFIDPPYLDLLLLLFVILLFKFFKILTVDDVKLIQSFLPSRLKFVISILKVII; encoded by the coding sequence ATGAATCCCATAAAGAACGCGTTGAAGACCCTTAGTGTCACTACCACCAATCTCATAGTTGCGTTAATCTTCTTTATCATTACAGCTAAGATCACTAACCCAGCATTTTTCGGAAAAGTTGCAATAATTCAACTCCTCGAAGTAGTAACTTCTGCCTTCTTTTGCATTGTCCCCACTCAAATTATAACCAGAGAGATCTCTTACCTTTACGCAAGGAAAGAGATAGATAAGAAGATAGTAGAGAAGTTCCTTTCTTTTCCTTTCCTAGTTTTGCCAGTTTTTCTTATTCTTCTTCTTTTTCCAAATTACGTTAAGTTAGCAATTCCTTATCTCTTCCTTTACTTACTTAACACCGTAATGATAGCAATAATGGTAGGAATGGACATGTTCACTGAGTCTGCAATAACTGGAAATCTTTTCCTCATTATAAGATGGGGAGTATCAATAATCGCAGTTCTCTCACGTAATATATACCTCTTTCTTGAAATATGGATTTTAGGGGGAATCATTTCAGTTTCTATGAATTATGCCTTTCTCAGCAGGAAAGTTGGAACCCTTTTACCCTCTTTTGACTTTGCCTTTCTTTTAAAACATTTCAAGGAAGGCTTACCTCTTTACTTATCTTCTATAACATCTTTTCTTTCTTCCCAAGGTGATAGAATAACTACTGCTTATCTATTAGGCTCTTACTATCTAGGTTTGTATCAATTTTCTGCCTTAGTAGCTGGCGTTCCTTCAATGGTTTTAGGTGCATTAGGAGGGGTTCTATTACCTACGGCATCATTTTATAAGGCATTAGGAAGTGACGAAAAGAAGATGTCTTCAATCTCTTTTCGCGTATTATCTTTAATTTCCTTCCTATCTGTCATTATTTCTATACCTATTGCCATCTTAGTAGTAGACAGATTTTTCCCAGATTATGAAGCTGGTATTAGGGTTTTAATCCTTCTCCTTTTAGCTACAACTCTTTCTTTCCCTGTAATCTCCTTAACAAATTTCATTATAGCAGCTAAGAAGTCATTAAGACCTTTTCTAGTCCTTTCCTTGCTTAATGCCAGTCTAGTTTTATTAACTTCTTACCTTCTAATTCCTAGAATAGGAATAATTGGTGGTGCAATTTCTCAGGTTATTGTTTCTATAATTTCTTCTTCCTTTATATTAGTTTATGCCTTAAGGGCTTCCACCTTCCTTTTAGGTAGAAAGGAAAGTATATTGTTAGCTATGATGCCTTTAATAGGAGTATATGAGGTTTTCATTGACCCTCCTTATTTAGACCTTCTTTTACTATTATTCGTTATCTTGCTTTTCAAGTTCTTCAAAATACTCACTGTTGATGATGTGAAATTAATACAATCGTTTTTACCCTCTAGGTTGAAATTTGTAATTTCGATATTAAAGGTAATAATTTAG
- a CDS encoding glycosyltransferase, which produces MTSICVYGTVFNNVNTVEESIKSVWSPDYDIVIVDNYSKDGTYEKLMELKKEYNLKVYRLRSSRGKGRAYALEQCPENSITAYFDLDTYYNQNFHITIKSGLKELVIFGPVMTYINSKEDILKSGNWKDLNYGEDIEFLSRQKISITFPLIIGKNEDVITNNLFIEREKRYAKFWKIRMLKNVIDIYRGLAIKYSDLISIYPYVKKYGIILYFLYLLSKVKGQI; this is translated from the coding sequence ATGACTAGTATTTGTGTTTATGGTACTGTTTTTAATAATGTTAATACTGTTGAGGAGAGTATAAAATCAGTTTGGAGTCCTGACTATGATATCGTTATCGTTGATAATTATTCGAAAGATGGAACTTATGAGAAACTAATGGAATTAAAGAAAGAATATAATCTCAAAGTTTATAGATTAAGATCATCGAGAGGAAAAGGAAGAGCCTATGCGTTAGAACAATGCCCAGAAAACTCAATAACCGCATACTTTGATCTAGACACCTATTATAATCAGAACTTTCACATTACTATAAAATCTGGGTTGAAAGAATTAGTCATATTTGGTCCAGTAATGACTTATATAAATTCCAAAGAAGATATTCTTAAATCTGGAAACTGGAAAGATTTGAACTATGGAGAGGATATAGAATTTCTAAGCAGACAGAAAATCTCTATAACTTTTCCATTGATTATAGGCAAAAATGAAGACGTAATAACAAATAATCTTTTTATAGAAAGAGAAAAAAGATACGCTAAGTTTTGGAAAATAAGAATGCTAAAAAATGTAATTGATATATATAGGGGTTTGGCAATAAAATACAGTGATTTGATTTCTATATATCCATATGTTAAAAAATATGGTATTATTCTATATTTCTTATATTTATTATCCAAAGTTAAAGGTCAAATATAA
- a CDS encoding glycosyltransferase: MTSICVYGTVFNNVNTVEESIKSVWSPDYDIVIVDNYSTDGTWEKLQELKKEYNLTLLRLKSTRGGGRQYALYNCPEGSITAYFDLDNYYNENFHKLLDFTKSTNKVIHGNWFMGGNREHILRKGGWRTDLNFGEDVEFVARIGFDYYVPVIIHYDLYPKYCRNKQREARYAKNIRLYWRRFRNYIDDLTGKAYNFKETIIRWSVYHRTFTIPIGMLGFLLSKTKKSKRFCNKYANPVYIEILALEKMIDNKELGIQDKYFAHLIPEELYSLYPFLRKIVVNKLKEKIGYFEAFQCPLLTVFVKNEDGLNEALNVFNIDRNKCFKVLMDS, from the coding sequence ATGACTAGTATTTGTGTTTATGGTACTGTTTTTAATAATGTTAATACTGTTGAGGAGAGTATAAAATCAGTTTGGAGTCCTGACTATGATATCGTTATCGTTGATAATTACTCTACTGATGGGACATGGGAAAAGTTACAAGAGTTAAAAAAGGAGTATAATTTAACTTTACTGAGGTTGAAGTCTACTAGAGGAGGAGGTAGGCAATATGCGTTATATAATTGTCCAGAAGGTTCAATAACAGCATATTTTGACCTGGATAATTATTATAATGAAAATTTCCACAAGCTATTAGATTTTACGAAATCTACTAACAAGGTAATTCATGGAAATTGGTTTATGGGTGGTAATAGAGAACATATCTTAAGAAAGGGAGGATGGAGAACTGATTTAAATTTTGGCGAAGACGTAGAATTTGTTGCTAGGATAGGATTTGATTACTATGTTCCAGTAATAATACATTATGATCTTTATCCTAAGTATTGTAGAAATAAACAAAGAGAAGCTCGGTATGCAAAAAACATTAGACTATACTGGAGAAGATTTAGAAATTATATAGACGATCTCACTGGAAAAGCTTATAATTTTAAAGAAACTATTATAAGGTGGAGTGTATATCATAGAACTTTTACTATTCCCATAGGTATGTTAGGATTTCTATTATCAAAAACCAAGAAAAGTAAAAGATTTTGTAATAAATACGCAAATCCCGTTTATATCGAAATATTAGCATTAGAAAAAATGATAGATAATAAGGAATTGGGCATACAGGATAAGTACTTTGCACATTTAATTCCAGAAGAGCTCTATTCTTTATATCCTTTCTTAAGAAAAATTGTAGTAAATAAATTGAAGGAGAAAATAGGTTACTTTGAGGCATTCCAGTGTCCACTTCTTACTGTGTTTGTAAAAAATGAGGATGGTCTAAATGAAGCGTTAAATGTGTTTAATATAGACAGAAATAAATGTTTTAAAGTTTTAATGGATAGTTAG
- a CDS encoding glycosyltransferase, producing MKTAVIVTVYKRYNYVNEAINSVLHQTVLPDQIVVVTDNTKIIENSQNFHNLTTIEANYPDYGKKIVQAINSLDDDIDIVFFLEDDDIFDKYKIEYIKRIFERNNNLVMIHNLQKYIDINGKEINNSFTKSIEETQPQEDTIINLDNIFVLINRYPFLGFNISSMSIKKDILDKYKNFINELKIMLDTSLLFISVLEGNVLHISNRLTYFRIGSGISSYGNITNYTDFLKNQHKIICLQNKILEDLRKLYKIVKNYESCRKIVERGILIHETDLYLLNNYFNCDYKASTSSYTSLLFRCIKYLFNNEISLSEFIIYMAKLNLPLIYGKKKSSELILKRRFKQILELNTK from the coding sequence ATGAAAACTGCCGTAATTGTTACTGTTTATAAGCGTTATAATTATGTTAATGAGGCTATAAATTCAGTATTACATCAGACAGTATTACCGGATCAAATAGTCGTGGTAACTGATAATACAAAAATTATTGAAAATTCTCAAAATTTTCATAATCTAACAACAATTGAAGCTAATTATCCTGATTATGGAAAAAAGATAGTGCAGGCAATAAATAGCCTTGATGATGACATAGATATAGTATTTTTTCTAGAAGATGATGACATTTTTGATAAATATAAAATAGAGTATATAAAACGAATTTTTGAACGAAATAATAATTTAGTTATGATTCATAATCTTCAAAAATACATAGATATTAACGGGAAAGAAATCAACAATTCTTTTACAAAAAGTATTGAAGAAACTCAACCACAAGAGGACACTATTATAAATTTAGATAACATATTTGTGTTAATCAATCGTTATCCATTTCTAGGTTTTAATATAAGTTCTATGAGTATTAAAAAAGATATACTAGATAAATATAAAAATTTTATAAATGAACTCAAAATTATGTTAGATACCTCTCTTTTATTTATTTCAGTGTTAGAAGGTAATGTATTACACATTTCAAATCGTTTGACATATTTTAGAATAGGATCTGGAATAAGCTCATATGGGAATATTACTAATTACACTGATTTTCTTAAAAACCAACATAAAATCATTTGTTTACAAAATAAAATTTTAGAAGATTTAAGAAAATTGTATAAAATAGTCAAAAATTATGAAAGTTGTAGAAAAATTGTAGAACGTGGAATTCTGATTCATGAAACTGATCTATATTTATTAAATAATTATTTCAATTGCGACTATAAAGCTAGCACATCTTCATATACCTCATTATTATTTAGATGCATTAAATACTTGTTTAATAATGAGATATCTTTATCGGAATTTATTATTTATATGGCTAAATTAAATTTACCATTAATTTATGGTAAGAAAAAATCTTCAGAATTAATTCTAAAAAGAAGATTTAAACAAATATTAGAATTGAATACAAAATAA